TGTACCTGCTGGTGATGCTGACTCCGGTCGCGATCTGGCTGGGCCAGACCCCGGTCGAACGCGCGCTGCTGATCGGCTCGATGCTGCTGGTGCTGGCGATGGAGCTGGCCAACTCGGCCATCGAAGCGGTGATCGAACGCTATGGCAGCGAGATCCACGAACTGGCCGGCCGCGCCAAGGACATGGGCTCGGCGGCGGTGTTCGTGCTGATGATGAACGTGCTGCTGTGCTGGGCGCTGGTCGTGGTTCCGCACGCGCTGGCCGGCATTTACGGCTGAAACCCCATTCCCTCACTGCCTTGAAGAGTTTCCAT
This portion of the Stenotrophomonas sp. WZN-1 genome encodes:
- a CDS encoding diacylglycerol kinase — encoded protein: MADQFGHMPRGPRRIFQAARWSWQGLRAAWLHESSFRLEVYLLVMLTPVAIWLGQTPVERALLIGSMLLVLAMELANSAIEAVIERYGSEIHELAGRAKDMGSAAVFVLMMNVLLCWALVVVPHALAGIYG